The Methylococcus sp. Mc7 genomic sequence GATAAGCTGAATCATGTCGCCCTGGTCCGCATCGAGCAGCTCTATCCGTTCCCGCGGGAGGATTTTCTGGCGATGCTGGAGCGCTATCCCAACCTGCAGGAACTGATCTGGTGCCAGGAAGAACCGGAAAACCAGGGCGCCTGGCACCAGATCAAGCACCGCTTCCCCGGCATTCCGGGCCGTTCCTTCAATATCGGCTATGCCGGTCCGCCGATGTCCGCCTCGCCGGCGGTCGGCCACTTCCGCCAGCATATCGAACAGCAGAAAATGCTGGTGGAACGTGCCCTCGTTCTTCCCGTCAATCCCACCGCCACTACGGAAATTGCCCATGCGCATCGAGATCAGCGTACCTCCTCTGCCTGAGTCGGTTAGCGACGCGACGCTGCTGGACTGGCACAAGAAGATCGGCGAGGCGGTCGGCAAAGGCGAAAACCTGGTCGACCTCGAAACCGACAAGGTCGTGCTGGAAGTTCCGGCGCCCGAGGACGGGGTGGTGGCGGAACTGCGCGGCGGCAAGGGCGACATCGTGGTCAGCGGACAGCCGATCGCCGTGATCGACACGGCGATTCGGCCCGCCGCGCCAGCAGTCGCCGTGGCGGCGGAAAAACCGGCGCCGGTGCTGAGCCCGGCGGTGCGCCGCCTGGTCGCCGAACACGCCCTCGATCCGGCGCTGATCCCGGCCAGCGGACGCGAGGGACGGCTGACCAAGCAGGACGTGCTGGACTTCCTGGAAACCAGACCCGCCGCGGAGACGGCAAGCCTGCCCCCCCAGAGCCGGGCCGAACGCCGGGTACCCATGAGCCGGCTGCGCGCCAGGATCGCCGAGCGCATGCTGGAAGCCCAGCACCGGACGGCAACCCTGACCACCTTCAACGAGGTGAATCTGCAGAAGGTGTTCGACATCCGCAACGCGCACAAGACCCGATTCGAGCAGCAGCACGGCACCAAGCTCGGCTTCATGTCGTTCTTCGTCAAGGCCTCGGTGGAGGCGCTGCGCCGATTCCCCATCGCCAAC encodes the following:
- the odhB gene encoding 2-oxoglutarate dehydrogenase complex dihydrolipoyllysine-residue succinyltransferase; this encodes MRIEISVPPLPESVSDATLLDWHKKIGEAVGKGENLVDLETDKVVLEVPAPEDGVVAELRGGKGDIVVSGQPIAVIDTAIRPAAPAVAVAAEKPAPVLSPAVRRLVAEHALDPALIPASGREGRLTKQDVLDFLETRPAAETASLPPQSRAERRVPMSRLRARIAERMLEAQHRTATLTTFNEVNLQKVFDIRNAHKTRFEQQHGTKLGFMSFFVKASVEALRRFPIANASLEGEEIVYHDYYDIGIAVSTDRGLVVPILRDADKAGFAEIEKAIAEFGQKARSGKLSLDELSGGTFTITNGGIFGSMLSTPILNPPQSAILGMHAIKERPVVEDGQIVIRPMIYLALSYDHRLIDGRDAVSFLFTIKELLEDPVRLMLEV